Below is a genomic region from Betta splendens chromosome 8, fBetSpl5.4, whole genome shotgun sequence.
CACACGCGTCAAGCTTGGGTTTTGTCATGATATATGTGAGAGGGTTGTTGTCTGTCCATACTGTGAAAGGATGGCCTTTTAACCAATGGCTAAATTTCTCACACACGCTCCATTTCAGGGCTAGAAACTCAAGTCTGTGGGCTGGGTATCTTTGTTGCGAGTTGCTCAAGGTCTTACTAGCAAAAGCAATGGGACGTGCCTTTTGTTCTCCAGCTGGTATCTGAGATAGTACAGCACCAAGCCCATCTAGAGACGCATCAACAGACAGTATCATAGGCTCAGAGAAATCTGGGTGTTTGAGGACAACACAGTTCAAGAGACTGTCTTTCAGGTTCGATAGAGCAGCCTCACATTCATCTGTCCAATCAGAAGGCTTGAGTTTCCTGTATGAGCCAGAATTGGAATTTATCTTggcccttcctctcctcttttgtCCAGCAGTGAGAGCGAACAGTGGCTTGGCTATGGAGGAACAATGTGGGATGAAGTGTTGGTAGTAAAACACCATCCCCAGGAAAGATTTTATCCTCCTTACTGATGGTGTATAACCATCATCCTCCATGAGATCCGTCTTTGACATCTTCGATATTACTTCAATTTTTGCTGGATCCACAGCCACTACATTGCTATCTACAACGTGACCTAGAAACTTGACTGAGGATCGCATCAGATGGCACTTTTTGGGGCTGAGCTTGAGATTATGTAACCGCAGCCGCTGAAACACGATTTCCAACCTCTCCAAAGCTTCCTCTTCTGTCGAGGCAAACACAAGCAGATCATCAAGGTAGCACAAGAGGCTACTGAAATTCAAATCCCCAAATATGCTGAGCATCATTCGCATGAATGCGGCAGGGCTGTTGCATAGACCTTGTGGCATCCTATTGTACTCATACAATCCCATGGGAGTTGTGAATGCAGTCTATCTCTTATCTTCCTCTGCCATTGGGATATTATAGAATCCTGA
It encodes:
- the LOC114860635 gene encoding retrovirus-related Pol polyprotein from transposon 17.6 isoform X2, whose translation is MGLYEYNRMPQGLCNSPAAFMRMMLSIFGDLNFSSLLCYLDDLLVFASTEEEALERLEIVFQRLRLHNLKLSPKKCHLMRSSVKFLGHVVDSNVVAVDPAKIEVISKMSKTDLMEDDGYTPSVRRIKSFLGMVFYYQHFIPHCSSIAKPLFALTAGQKRRGRAKINSNSGSYRKLKPSDWTDECEAALSNLKDSLLNCVVLKHPDFSEPMILSVDASLDGLGAVLSQIPAGEQKARPIAFASKTLSNSQQRYPAHRLEFLALKWSVCEKFSHWLKGHPFTVWTDNNPLTYIMTKPKLDACEQRWVSKLAPYTFDLKHIPGTKNIVADALSRDPFTKTVGHRLITEQYGHLLVEAEGVSHGGIQDSFRLKVQCQRVKKSNSQAAKSQADHVRYCCGPVDIKAVFDAHDQWDEAAEVRAVELIQSVQDLLPPGQDSLSTFTFKELQRSQELDPVISKILPYVIRRRRPSRRERTGFNGKVMVLVKQWERLKIQNVLYLYEDLYQISIRSSKTLLVNKRGTSLFCQRV